One Archangium violaceum genomic window, CCCCCTGGGTGCCGGACTGGACGATGTGGCCATCACAGAAGAGCCACTCGGTCCGGCCATCGGCGAACTTGCGCGCGTAGTACAGGTCCGTGTTGCCCACCTCGGGCTCCTTCGCGCACCACGTCTGGCGCGCCGTCTTCTCCCGCTGGGGCACCCCCTCCTCCCACTTGCGCTGGGCCTCCCTCAAGGCGGACAGCTGGGCGCCCTCCGTCATCCGCGCCCGCGACTGCTCCAGCAGCTCCGTCCCCTTCTGCGCCAGCTCCGAGAGTGTCTTGGACTTCGCGAAGTCGCACTTGCGCACCGCGCCGAGGTTGGTCTGGTACACGTCCAGCACCTTGCCCAGCGAGCCCTCCGCCTCCTTCAGTGTCTCCAGGGCCCGGCCATGGTCCACCGACTGAGGGTTCTTCACCTGCTCCGTGGAGGACAGGAAGTCCGTCAGCAGCTTGTTCACCGAACCCAGCTCCTTCTCCACGGTGCGGGGTTCCGCATTACAGATGTTGGCCCCGGCCTTCGCATAGTCGCGGTACTCCGCGCGCGACAGCCCCAGGTTGTACTTCACCGGCACCACCTTCGTGGCACACCCACCCAGCGCCAGACCCAGGCCTCCGATCATCCACAGCTTCCGGCTCTTGAAATTCATGGCGGCGGACTCTATCGAACCTATCTGTCCCGGTCGAATACGTGTGACCTCAAATTATTTAATGGGTGAACATGTATTCCTGGTTAAGCGGTTTTTGTTTGTGACGAGCCCGTCACGTGCATGCAAGAAGCAGGTGAGTTGAGTCGCGGACGGTTGAGGGGGAGGCGGCGCTGCGTCACACAGTCGTGGCGAAGGTGCCCGAGGGGAGGACCGTCCGGATGTGGAAGCTGCGGTGGGGAGTGCTCGCGGTGGTGATGTTGCTGGCCGCCTGCAAGGAATCCAACCCGGGGACATCCAGTGCACCGGGTGCCACGCGCAAGCCCCAGGTGGCGGGCGGTGGACGGCCGGTGGTGCTGACGGTGGCCTACGGCAGCGAGAAGAAGAGCTGGTTCGAGGAGCAGGCGCGGGCCTTCGAGCGGAGCGGGGCGAAGACGAAGTCGGGGCGGTCCATCCGGGTGGAGGGCCGGGCGATGGGCTCGGGCGAGGCGGTGCAGGACATCGTCTCCGGCAAGCTCCGGGCGCACGTCTACAGCCCGGCCTCCAGCGCGTACCTGCCGCTGCTCAACAGCGCGTGGATGACGTCCAAGGGGAAGACGACGCCGGTGGTGGGCGAGGGTGAGCCGCTGCTGCTCTCGCCCATCGTCATCGCCATGTGGAAGCCCATGGCGGAGGCGCTGGGCTGGCCGGGCAAGCCCATTGGCTGGGCGGACCTGATGAAGGTGGCGGCGGACAAGCGGGGCTGGGGCGCGTACGGGCACCCCGAGTGGGGCCGCTTCAAGCTGGGCCACACCCACCCGGACTCCTCCAACTCGGGCCTGCTGTCGGTGCTGGCCGAGGCCTACGCGGGCTCGGGCAAGACGCGCGGGCTGACGGTGGCGGACGTGGAGCACAAGAAGACGAAGGCGCTGCTGGCGGAGATCGAGGGCACGGTGGTGCACTACGGCAAGTCCACCGGCTTCTTCTCGGACAAGATGCTGCAGCGCGGCCCGGGCTACCTGTCGGCGGCGGTGCTGTACGAGAACCTGGTCATCGAGTCCTACGGCAAGCAGACGGACGCGCCGTTCCCGCTGGTGTCCATCTACCCGGTGGAGGGCACCTTCTGGTCGGATCATCCGTACGCGGTGCTGGACGCGGACTGGGTGGGCGCCGAGGAGCGCGAGGCGGCGCAGGCCTTCATGGCCTTCCTCAAGGCGCGGCCGGCGCAGGAGCGCGCGCTGGCGCTGGGCTTCCGTCCGGCGGACCCCGCGGTGGCCATCGCGGCGCCGGTGGACGCGGCGCACGGCGCGGATCCCAAGCAGCCGCAGACGCTGCTGGAGGTGCCCGGCGCGGACGTGCTGGAGAAGCTGCTGGCCGTGTGGCGCGAGACGAAGAAGCCCACGGACATCACCTTCGTCTTCGACAAGTCCGGCAGCATGTCGGGCCGCCCGCTGGCCGAGGCCAAGGTGGGGGCGAAGCGCTTCCTGGAGTCGCTGTCGGACCGGGACGAGGTGACGCTCGTCCTCTTCGACAACAACGTGTACCCGCCCCTGGGCCCCATGACGCTCGGCAAGGGCCGCGCGGAGCTGCTCGGCCGCGTCGACAACATCATCGCCGAGGGGGGCACGGCCCTCTATTCGGCCACCCAGACCGCCTACAAGCTCGCCCGGGAGCGGGCGCAGAAGGAGCCGGGGAAGATCCACGCCGTGGTGGTGATGACGGACGGCAAGGACGAGCACAGCACCATCACGCTGGGGGACCTGGAGCAGGGCCTGAACGCCTCGAGCGAGGAGAACCCGGTGCGCATCTTCACCATCGCCTACGGCAATGGCGCCGAGGGCAAGGTGCTCGAGCGCATCGCCGAGGCGGCGAAGGGCTCCAGCGCGAAGGGCGGCGTGGAGGACATCGTCCAGGTGTACCGGGACATGGCGTCCTTCTTCTGAGGCGCGGGATGACGGGACAGGGGAGGAGCGGACATGGCCGAGCGGGGTGAGTCGACGTTGGTGGGCTACCTTCCGAAGGTGCTGGCGCGCTCGGCGGGGAGCACGCTCAACCTGGTGGTGGCGGGCACGTCGGCGCTGCTCGCGGCGGCCCTGCGCTCCTGGGCCGTGGCCGCGCTGGGCGCGGTGGCCTACGTCGCGCTGGTGGCCTGGGACGTGGTGTCGCCCGGCTTCTGGAAGGAGACCCTCTCCGGCCGCTCCGAGGAGGAGCGCAAGCTGCCCGCCCCGGGCCGGCTGGAGGATCAGCGGGTGCGCGACTCGGTGCGGGCCATCCATCAGGCGCGCGAGGAGCTGTCGCGCACGCTGGCGGACGCACCGCGCGGAGTGCTGTCGCACCTGGAGCTGGCCCTGTCGTCGCTGAGCGAGCTGGAGGGGCGCGCGGTTCGGCTGGTGCGGCGAGGCGAGGAGCTCTCCCGCTACCTGCGCACGGTGGACATGGGCGCGGTGCGCGAGCAGCTGCGCCTGTTGGAAGAGCAGACCCGGGCGGCGCGGGACGCGGAGGCCCGGGAGCAGTACCAGAGCGCGCACAGGGCTCGCGAGGAGCACCTGGCGGCGCTGCTGGACATCCACGCGGCGCACGAGCGGGTGTTGGCCAACCTCTCGCGCATCGCGGCCACCTTCCAGGGACTCCCCGCCAAGGTGATGCGCCTGCGCGCTCTGGACGCACAGGCCACGGACAGCATGTACGGGGACCTCAACCAGGAGCTCGGCCGCATGAATGGTGAGATCCAGGCCTTCGAGGACACCCTGCAATCGCTCAAGGAGGTTCGAGTCTCATCATGAAGCCCAAGGTCTTCATCATCCTGGGGTTCCTCGTCGCGGTCGGCGCGGTGCTCTTCATCACGTCCTCGAACGGGGACAAGGCGCGGCAGCAGGGCGGGACGGAGACCGCTCCCTCACAGACCCGGACCTCCGGGCCGGTGACGGAGATCTCCTTCCTCTACAGCACGGAGAAGAAGGAGTGGGTGGAGGCCGCGGTGGCGGGCTTCCAGCAGGAGAACCCGTCCATCCGCGTGAAGCTGGTGGGCAAGGGCTCGCTGGAGTCGGCCCAGGCCATGTTGGATGGCAAGGAGAAGCCCACGGTGTGGAGCCCGGCCGACAGCGCCGTGCTGCGCATGCTGGAGTCGGACTGGTCGACGGACCCGCAGCGTGGGCAGCTCTTCGCCACCAGCGGTGACGACGCGCCGCAGCCGCTGGTGATCACGCCGCTGGTGTTCGTGGTGTGGGAGGACCGGGCGGAGGTGCTGCAGAAGATCTCCGGCGGCGTGGTGTCGTGGAAGGCCATCCACAAGGCGGTGGCGAGCGATCAGGGCTGGCCGGCCATTGGAGGAAGGTCGGAGTGGGGCTTCGTGAAGCTGGGCCATACGGACCCCACGCGCTCCAACTCGGGCCTGCAGGCGATGCTGCTGGCCACGCTGGAGTTCTACGGCAAGCGCTCGGGCCTGACGGTGGGAGACCTGCTCAAGCCCGAGTACCAGACGTGGGTGAAGGAGCTGGAGAAGGGCGTCACCCGCTTCGAGACCTCCACGGGCACCTTCATGACGGACATGGTGCGCTTCGGCCCGTCGAAGTACGACGTGGCGGTCGTCTACGAGAACCTGGCGATTTCCCAGCTCGCCAACGCACAGGGCCGATGGGGCAATCTGAAGGTGTACTACCCGGCGCTCACCCTGTGGAGCGACCACCCGGCGGCGCTGGTGCAGGCCGACTGGGTGACGCCGGAGCAGAAGGACGCGGCGCGCAAATTCCTCACGTATCTACGCAGCCGCCCGGTGCAGGAGCGCGCGCTGGCGTTCGGCTTCCGGCCGGCGGATCCCTCGGTGCCGCTCAAGACGCAGGACGCGGCCAACCCCTTCACGCGGCTCGCGCCACAGGGCATCCAGGTGGACGTGCCGCCCGTGGCCGAGGTGCCCGAGGGGCCGGTGGTCCGCAATCTGCTGACGATGTGGTCACGCGTGGTGGGCACCGCGCGCTGAGGCACGCGACAACCCGGCGTCGAGCGCCACCCCGAGCGCCACGCCCACCGCGTAGCAGAAGAGATCCGACACGAGGAATCCACGGCCCAGCACCAGGGCGACGAGGGGGTGGGCCCGGAGTGCATCGAGCCAGGGAGGGTGGAAGAGCTGGCTGAGCTCGATGAGCACGGAGAAGCCCAGGGCGCCCGCCGCGGCGCGCCGCACGGAGAGCCGGGGCCAGAGCAGGAGGATTCCCAGGTAGACGAGGGTGGCCCAGAGCGTGTCGCCCGCGTAGTCGGTGATGAAGTGTGGCAGCACGTGTCGGGCCACCGCGGAACGCGAGCCCAATCCCAGCGCGAGGGTGAGGAGCACGCACGGCACCAGGAGCGCGCGGGGGCGGGACGGGGCGCTGTGCGGAGACTGGCTCTGCATGCGCCGCAGTGAAGCCGCCGCGGCGGCCATCACGCAACCCGTGATGCGTGTGCCCTGCTCTCTCCGTCGTGGACGGAGACAGTGCGGGTGAAGTTGGAGACGGCCTCCTGCCAGCCTGGCTTCCAGTAGCGGAGCTACTCCACGACCCTCCAGGCCCCTGGTGGGCTTGCATGGCGGGGGCTTGGACGCTACCACCGGATACAATGGTCACGAAGGGTCGGGAGGCTCAGCGCGCGGGGGCCGCGGGGCCGGGGTATTCCGCATCCGAGGTGTTCGCGACGGTCTCTTCCCGATCCGCCAGGGCGCGACGCACGGAGCAGTGAGGAACGCATGAGTATGAAGTGGATGGGACTGGTGCTGTCGGTCGCGGTGACGGGCTCGGCTGTCGGGGCCGAGCCGCCGAAGGCCACACCGGCGATGATCGAGAAGGGCAAGACCGCGTACACCACCTACTGCCTGTCCTGTCACGGAGAGAAGGGTGAGGGCAACGGTCCGGCGGGCATGTATCTGATGCCCAAGCCGCGCAACTTCCTGACCGAGCCCTTCAAGAAGGGCAACAAGCCGGAGGACATCTTCCAGACGCTCACCACCGGCATTCCGGGGAGCACGATGATGCCCTTCTTGAACATGCCCGAGGAGGACCGCTGGGCGGTCAGCCACTACGTCATCGAGCTCCAGAAGCAGGGCAAGCCGGCGGACGCGAAGGGCAAGAAGAAGGCAGCGCCGAAGAAGTAGACGCAGTCCCGGAGGCGGGCTCATCGCCGCGTCAGATGAGCCCGTCCCAGCCCTGCTCGTTGCGGCGGAACGCGTCGCGGATGCGGTCCACCAGGGCGTCGGGCAGCGGGCCCTTCTCCAGGGCGCGCAGGTTGCTCTGGAGGTTCTCCGTGCGCGTGGTGCCCACGATGCAGCTGGCCACGCCCGGCACGAAGGCGGCGAAGCGCAGGGCCAGCTCGCTCCAGTCCAGGCCCTCGGTGTCCAGCGCCAGGGCGCGCATCCGCTCCCAGTACGTGGCGATGTCCGGGGCACCGGGGCGCTCGGCGAAGCGCCAGGGCGCGTTGCCCAGGGGCCGCTTGGCGATGACGCCGATGCCCTTCTCCCTCGCGACGGGCAGACCCCAGTCGATGACCTTCTGGTCGAAGACGTTGACGGACGTCTGCACGGAGCCGAAGGCCCCCGAGTGCAACGCCCACCTCAGGGGCGCGTTGTCCCCCGAGTACGCGGCCACGCGCACCTTGCCCTGCTCCACGGCGCGCCGGAGCGCGTCCACCACGCCCGGGCGCTCCAGCACGTCCACCGGACACGAGTGGAAGTGCACCAGGTCGATGACGTCGGTGCGCAGCCGGCCCAGGGCCAGGTCGATGCCCTGGGTGATGCAGGGGCCCGTCCAGTCCTCCACGCCGGGCACGCCGTAGCCGCACTTGGTGGAGAGGACGAACTCGTGCCGCCGCCCTTGCAGGTAGCGGCCGATGCGCTCCTCGGACAGCCCATAGCTGGGCGCCGTGTCGAGCAGGTTGATGCCCGCGTCCAGCACCCCGTGGAGCAGGGCCTCGGCGCTGGCCTCGGACAGCTCTGGACTTCCCACCGGCCCCGCTCCGAATCCCAGGACGGACACTTGAAGGCCGGTGTTGCCCAGAGGTCTGCGAATCATCACGTGCTCCCGCTTCCACGCGCGGCCAGGTCGATGAAGCCGCGAATCCAGATGAGGTTGATGGCGTGGCTGGCTTCTAGCGGAGTTCGCGTGGTGGTCTCCAGTGCCGTGGCGTAGGGCACCCCGCAGCGCAGGAAGTAGTCGGTGACGCTCCCATCGTTGTACTCGATGAGGCCGTCCGTGTCGGTGCGGTTGACGTCGTCCACCTTCTCCTCTCGCATGATGCGGGCATAGGCCGACGCGGCCTCCATGAGCGGCCGGTAGGCGCTCTTGTCCCCGAAGGTATAGGCGTAGGTGGCGGAGCCCGGCAGGTAGTTGTCCTGGTGGATGTCGAGCGCCGCGTCGGGAGCGGGGTAGCGCACGATGTCCGAGCGCACCGCGCGCGTCTCCTTGGGGCCTCCCTCGTAGAGCGCCCAGCGGAGGAAGGGCTCGCCGTGGTTGAGCTCGCCCTTCCACTCCCCGGGCGCGGTCTCGTAGCGCAGGAAGTCGTTGTTGGGTTTCTCGCCGCTGCGGTTGTAGCGGGTGCCGTCCTCGAAGCCCGAGGGGTTGATGCAGGGGTACACGCGCAGGCCCACGCGACGTTCACGGGCGTACGTGACGATGTCCTCGAAGTACTGGCACAACGTGAGCGGACCGGCGGGCTCCTCGCCGTGGAAGCCCGAGGTGATCACCAACCAACGCTCCCCGGGCACGGTGAGCCGGAAGAGCGGGTACTCGACACCTCCCTCGACGACTCGGGCGTACTCGTTCACCTCGGCGATGTCGGCGTAGGCGCGGATGCGGCGGGCGTACTCTTGGTAGTTGTGTGGCACCCCTCCAGGGTATCCACGGGAGAGGTGGGCCGGGGACGGAATTGGACCCCGGTCCATCCACGATGTGTGCTTCCGCGTGCACTCGGCTATTAGTGAGCGTTCATGTGCTCACGAACCCCGGCCGTCACCTGCTGGCGCTGCTCGGGGGTGAGGATGCGGTGGGCCTGCAGGGCGGCGTCGGCCACCTTGTGGGCGAAGGCCCGGAATGCGTCCACGCGCGCGTCCACCAGGGCGTGCACGGCGTTGCTGTCCGGGTTGGGGGACTCCCACTGACTCATCATCTGGGCCCGCGCGTCCTTCTGCTGCTCGAAGAGGCGCTTGCCGTCCTCGAAGAGCGAGTCCTTCAGCCCGTGGATGGCCTGCTTCTGGGCGTCGGTGGCCTTCAGGTCCTCCAGCTTGTCGTCCAGCTTCCAGGTGATCATCTGCTTCACGCGCTCGGGGTCGCGCGGGCCACCGCCGAAGTGTCCGCCGCGGAAACCCGACAGGAGGACGAAGGCGAGGACGGCGGAGCCGGCGAGGAGGATCTTGTTCTTCGTGGTCATGGCGTATGCTCCCAGGGGCCTTCCCGGCCCCGCGTTCTGCTCGTGGACGCCGTCAATCGGCGACGGTGTACAGAATGCGAGAGGCCCGTTGAGGGGGCTTTGTGGCGGGGTAAAGAAGTGTGAAGGCCACGCGGCGGGCTCCGGCCGGTGGGCTCCGGCCGCCTGGAGACCCCGGCCGCTCGCCCGCCCGGCGACCTGGCGGGAGAGGGCCCCACGCGGCCATCCCAGGTGGCAGGGCCTGTGCCCCATTCCCGACCTGATGGCTCCTTCACGGCCCGTGGAGGCCGTGGCACAAGGCGCCGGGGCCGACTTTCTGGCCCCGGACACGCCGTCCGGCCGGAAACTGGCGAGCGGCGTCTCGCTGAACAAATGTGATGCTGTAGACCCCCTTCCTGACTACCTTCCAGCCATGTCTTTTACCCATCTCCACCTGCACTCCCTGTACTCGCTCCTCGACGGCGCGATCCGGATGAAGGACCTCATCAAGACGGTGAAGGAGAAGGGGATGACGAGCGTGGCCGTGACCGATCACGGCAACATGTTCGCCACCATCGACTTCTACAAGAAGGCCAAGGACGCGGGCATCAAGCCGATCATCGGCATGGAGACCTACGTCGCCGGTCCCAAGGGCCGCAAGGATCGCACCGAGAAGGTGGGCCACCACCTCATCCTGCTGGCCAAGAACAAGGAGGGGTACGACAACCTCAAGTACCTCTCGTCCATGGCCTACCGTGAGGGCTTCTACTACCACCCGCGCATCGACAAGGAGCTCCTGAAGGACCACAGCAAGGGGCTCTTCGCGCTCACCGCCTGCCTGGGTGGCGAGGTGACGGGCGCGGCCTTCCGCGGGGACATGGACCACGCCCGCAAGGCGGCGCTCGAGTACAAGAACATCTTCGAGCCCGAGCACTTCTTCCTCGAGGTGCAGTCCAACGGGATGCCCGAGCAGGAGAAGGCCAACGAGAACCTCAAGCAGCTCAGCCGGGACCTGGCCATCCCGCTGTGCGCCACCGCGGACGCGCACTACATCAAGCGCGAGGACGCGCGCGCCCACGAGCTCCTCATGTGCATCGCCAGCGGCAAGACGCTCGCCGACGGCAAGCGCATGAAGCACTCCACGGACAAGCTCTACGTCACCAGTCCCCAGGAGATGCTGGAGTACTTCAAGGACACGCCCGAGGCCGTCCACAACACCCAGCGCATCGTCGAGCAGATCAACCTGGAGCTGAAGCTGGGCAAGCCCATGCTGCCCACCTTCCAGGTGCCCGACAGCCACACGCCGGACAGCTTCATGGCGGAGCTGGCGCGCAAGAACCTGGAGGAGCGCTTCAAGGAGATCGACCTGGCGCGCTTCCGCGCCGGCCAGCCGCCCGTGGACCGCGAGCCCTACAAGGCCCGTCTGGAGCTGGAGATCGGCGTCATCCAGAAGATGGGGTTCAGCGGCTACTTCCTCATCGTCCAGGACTTCATCAACTGGGCCAAGCAGAACGGGATTCCGGTGGGACCGGGCCGTGGCTCGGGCGCCGGTTCGCTCGTGGCCTACTGCCTGCGCATCACCGACCTGGATCCGCTCCCGTACAACCTCCTCTTCGAGCGCTTCCTCAACCCCGAGCGCGTGTCGATGCCCGACTTCGACGTCGACTTCTGCCAGGACCGGCGCGACGAGGTCATCAAGTACGTGGGCCGCAAGTACGGGGAGAACAACGTCGGGCAGATCATCACCTTCGGCTCGCTCAAGGCCAAGAGCGTGCTGCGCGACGTGTGCCGCGTCTTCGCGCTGCCCTTCAGTGAGGGGGACCGCATCGCCAAGCTGGTGCCCGAGGTGCTCGGCATCACGCTCAAGGACGCCATCGAGCAGGAGCCGCGCCTCAAGGAGATGATGGAGAAGCCCACCGCCATCGGGCAGGTGGAGGGCAAGGACGTCACCACCAAGGACGTGCTGGAGATCGCGCTCGCGCTGGAGGGCCTGCACCGCCAGCCCGGCATGCACGCGGCCGGCGTCGTCATCGCCGACAAGCCGCTGTGGGAGTTCGTGCCCACCTACCAGCCTCCGGGCCAGGACACCCTCATCACCCAGTTCGCCAAGGACGAGGTGGAGGCGGCGGGCCTGGTGAAGTTCGACTTCCTCGGCCTCAAGACGCTCACCGTCATCCAGAACGCGCTCAACCTCATCAACCGCAACCCACCGGACGGCAAGCCCATCCAGCGCGAGGACATCCCGCTGGATGACCCGGAGGTGTGGAAGCTGATGGCGGACGGCGACACCGCCGGCGTCTTCCAGATGGAGTCCAGCGGCTTCACCGAAATGGTGATGAAGCTCAAGCCGTCCTGCTTCGAAGACGTCATCGCCGCCGGCGCGCTCTACCGCCCGGGTCCGCTCGACTCGGGCATGGTGGACGTCTTCATCAACCGCAAGCACGGCCGCGAGCCGGTGGTGTACCCGCACCCCCTGCTGGAGCCCGTCCTCAAGGACACCTACGGCGTCATCGTCTACCAGGAACAGGTGATGCAGATCTCCCAGGTGCTGGGAGGCTACACCCTGGGCCGCGCGGACCTGCTGCGCCGCGCCATGGGCAAGAAGAAGGCCGAGGTCATGCAGGCCGAGCGGGCCGGCTTCCTCGAGGGGTGCAAGAACAACAACGTCGACCTGAAGGTGGCCGGCGAGATCTTCGACCTCATGGAGAAGTTCGCCGAGTACGGCTTCAACAAGAGCCACTCGGCGGCCTACGGCCTCGTCACGCTCCACACGGCCTGGCTCAAGGCGCACTACCGCGTGGAGTTCATGGCGGCCCTTCTCACGAGCGAGAAGGAAAACACCGACAAGGTGGTGCTGCACATCGGCGAGGCCCGGCAGTCGGGCGTGCAGGTGCTGCCGCCGGACGTGAACCAGTCGGACATGGCCTTCGGCGCGGTGGAGGGGAAGATCCGCTTCGGCCTGGGCGCCATCAAGGGCGTGGGCGAGGGGGCCATCGAGGCCATCGTCGAGGCGCGCAAGGAGGGCCCCTTCAAGAGCCTGTTCGACTTCTGCGAGCGCGTGGACTCGCGGAAGGTGAACCGCAAGGTGTTGGAGCAATTGGTGAAGGCGGGCGCCTTCGACTTCGAGAATCGCCCGCGGCGGCAGCTCTTCGAGAGCATCGAGCGCGCGATGAGCCGCGGCTCCAGCAGCCAGAAGGACAAGGCCGCGGGGCAGAGTTCGCTCTTCGGGATGCTGGGCGGTGGTTCCTCGGGCGGCGGCGGCGGGATGAAGGACGACTACGTCCAGGTGGAGGAGTGGTCGGAGAAGGAGCGCCTGGCGCTGGAGAAGGAGGCCATCGGCTTCTACGTGTCGGGCCACCCGCTGTACCAGTACGACAAGGAGCTCAAGCGCTACGCGCGGCCCATCACCGCGGTGCAGCGCGCGCGCAAGGACGAGAAGCTCACCATCGCGGGCATCGTCGCGGCGCTGCGCGAGCGGCCCACCAAGACGGGCAAGCGCATGGCGTGGGTGACGCTGGAGGACCTGTCCGGCTCCATCGAGCTGGTGTGCTTCCCGGGCAAGGACGGCACGCGCAACGTGATGGGCAAGGACGGCAAGTGGACGAAGCAGGGGCCCAAGCCCGGCTTCGAGCACTGGGAGCCGCTGCTCAAGAGCGATGATCCCATCCTCGTGACGGGCACGGTGCAGCTCAACCAGCGCGACGAGGACACGCCGGTGGCGGAGCTCATCGTCGAGGACATCCAGAGCCTCAAGGCCGTGCGGGAGAAGCGCACCAAGCGGCTGGAGCTGCGGCTGCCGGTGGACCTCGCGACGGAGGAGCGCATGGCGAAGCTGGCGGAGATCGCGAAGCAGTACGCGGGCGCGACTCCGGTGGCCGTGAGCCTGCTGTTCGCCAACGAGGCGGAGGCGCTCATCGGCAACACCTCCATCAAGGTGCAGGTGAGCGACGAGCTCATCCAATCCGTGGAGCGGCTCTTCGGCATGAAGGTGGTCGAATTCGGCTGAGCGCGGGCGTGGACGCTGCCCGGGCGTTCTGCTCAAGTGGCCCTCCTCCACGAGGGAGGGCCTTGAATGACGGCGGCATATCAGTCACTGCGCATCGAACAGGCGGACGGCATCGCCGAGGTGGTGCTCACCGGTCCCGGCAAGGGCAACGCGCTCGGGCCGGACTTCTGGCGCGAGATGCCCGAGGCGCTCCGGAAGCTCGACGCGGATGACTCGGTGCGCGTCGTCCTCCTGCGCGGCGACGGCTCCCACTTCACCTACGGCCTCGACTTGATGGCCATGATGGAGACGCTCGGGCCGCTGCTCACGGGCGAGGGCAACCTCGCGCTCGAGCGCACGAAGCTGCTCCAACTCATCGACACCATGCAGGCCTCCACCGAGGGGCTCGCCCGCTGCCGCAAGCCGGTGCTGGCGGCGGTGCACGGCTGGTGCATCGGTGGCGGTATCGATCTCATCGCCGCGTGCGACTTCCGCTACTGCTCGCGCGAGGCGAAGTTCTCCCTGCGCGAGGTACGCGTGGGCATCACCGCGGACCTCGGCGCGCTGCAGCGGCTGCCGCGCATCATCGGCGAGGGGCACACGCGCGAGCTCGCCTATACCGGTGGCGACATCGACGCGGACCGCGCCCTCCAGATGGGACTGGTGAACCAGGTCTTCGCCACCCCCGAGGAGTTGCTGGCCGCGGCGCGCGCCACCGCACGGAAGATCGCCGACAACCCTCCGCTCGTGGTGCAGGGGGCCAAGCAGGTAATGGAGTATTGCGCGGACAAGTCCGTGGCGGACGGCCTGCGCTACGTGGCGGTGTGGAACTCCGCCTTCCTTCAGTCACATGACCTCGCCGAGGCCTTCGCGGCATACGCCGAGCGGCGGCCTCCGCGCTTCCAGGGGAGATGAGTCACATGGCACAGGGTGTATTTCGAGATGATCTGCTGGCGGGCAAGGTGGCCTTCATCACCGGCGGCAGCAGTGGCATCAACCTCGGTATCGCCGAGGCCTTCGTGAAGGCGGGCGCCAAGGTCGTCATCAACGGCCGCAACGTGGAGAAGCTGGAGGCGGCCGTGAAGGGCCTCCAGGCGCATGGCACCGCCATGGGCGTGCCCGCGGACGTGCGCAACTACGAGTCCGTGGAGAAGGCCATCCAATCGGCGCGTGATGCCTATGGGGAGCTCGACATCCTCGTGTGCGGCGCGGCGGGCAACTTCCCCGCTCCCGCCCTGGGCATGTCCTCCAATGGATTCAAGTCCGTGCTGGAGATCGACGTGCTCGGCACCTTCAACGCCTGCCGCGCCGCCTTCGAGCACCTGCGCAAGCCGGGCGCCAGCGTGCTCAACATCTCCGCGCCCCAGGCCTACCTGCCCATGGCCATGCAGGCCCACGTCTGCGCCGCCAAGGCTGGTGTGGACATGATTACCCGCACCCTCGCCATCGAGTGGGGTGGGGTGGGCGTGCGCGTCAACTCCATCACCCCCGGCCCCATCGACGACACCGAGGGCATGCGCCGGCTCGCCCCGGGCGACGACACCCGCCAGAAGCTCACCCGGGCCCTGCCCCTGCAACGCTTCGGTACGAAGCAGGACATCTCGCAACTCGCGCTTTTCCTGGCGTCGGATGCGGCCTCATACATCACCGGCTCCATCATGGTGTGTGACGGTGGCCAGTCGCTGCTCGGCTCCGGCC contains:
- the dnaE gene encoding DNA polymerase III subunit alpha, producing MSFTHLHLHSLYSLLDGAIRMKDLIKTVKEKGMTSVAVTDHGNMFATIDFYKKAKDAGIKPIIGMETYVAGPKGRKDRTEKVGHHLILLAKNKEGYDNLKYLSSMAYREGFYYHPRIDKELLKDHSKGLFALTACLGGEVTGAAFRGDMDHARKAALEYKNIFEPEHFFLEVQSNGMPEQEKANENLKQLSRDLAIPLCATADAHYIKREDARAHELLMCIASGKTLADGKRMKHSTDKLYVTSPQEMLEYFKDTPEAVHNTQRIVEQINLELKLGKPMLPTFQVPDSHTPDSFMAELARKNLEERFKEIDLARFRAGQPPVDREPYKARLELEIGVIQKMGFSGYFLIVQDFINWAKQNGIPVGPGRGSGAGSLVAYCLRITDLDPLPYNLLFERFLNPERVSMPDFDVDFCQDRRDEVIKYVGRKYGENNVGQIITFGSLKAKSVLRDVCRVFALPFSEGDRIAKLVPEVLGITLKDAIEQEPRLKEMMEKPTAIGQVEGKDVTTKDVLEIALALEGLHRQPGMHAAGVVIADKPLWEFVPTYQPPGQDTLITQFAKDEVEAAGLVKFDFLGLKTLTVIQNALNLINRNPPDGKPIQREDIPLDDPEVWKLMADGDTAGVFQMESSGFTEMVMKLKPSCFEDVIAAGALYRPGPLDSGMVDVFINRKHGREPVVYPHPLLEPVLKDTYGVIVYQEQVMQISQVLGGYTLGRADLLRRAMGKKKAEVMQAERAGFLEGCKNNNVDLKVAGEIFDLMEKFAEYGFNKSHSAAYGLVTLHTAWLKAHYRVEFMAALLTSEKENTDKVVLHIGEARQSGVQVLPPDVNQSDMAFGAVEGKIRFGLGAIKGVGEGAIEAIVEARKEGPFKSLFDFCERVDSRKVNRKVLEQLVKAGAFDFENRPRRQLFESIERAMSRGSSSQKDKAAGQSSLFGMLGGGSSGGGGGMKDDYVQVEEWSEKERLALEKEAIGFYVSGHPLYQYDKELKRYARPITAVQRARKDEKLTIAGIVAALRERPTKTGKRMAWVTLEDLSGSIELVCFPGKDGTRNVMGKDGKWTKQGPKPGFEHWEPLLKSDDPILVTGTVQLNQRDEDTPVAELIVEDIQSLKAVREKRTKRLELRLPVDLATEERMAKLAEIAKQYAGATPVAVSLLFANEAEALIGNTSIKVQVSDELIQSVERLFGMKVVEFG
- a CDS encoding crotonase/enoyl-CoA hydratase family protein; protein product: MTAAYQSLRIEQADGIAEVVLTGPGKGNALGPDFWREMPEALRKLDADDSVRVVLLRGDGSHFTYGLDLMAMMETLGPLLTGEGNLALERTKLLQLIDTMQASTEGLARCRKPVLAAVHGWCIGGGIDLIAACDFRYCSREAKFSLREVRVGITADLGALQRLPRIIGEGHTRELAYTGGDIDADRALQMGLVNQVFATPEELLAAARATARKIADNPPLVVQGAKQVMEYCADKSVADGLRYVAVWNSAFLQSHDLAEAFAAYAERRPPRFQGR
- a CDS encoding SDR family oxidoreductase, producing MAQGVFRDDLLAGKVAFITGGSSGINLGIAEAFVKAGAKVVINGRNVEKLEAAVKGLQAHGTAMGVPADVRNYESVEKAIQSARDAYGELDILVCGAAGNFPAPALGMSSNGFKSVLEIDVLGTFNACRAAFEHLRKPGASVLNISAPQAYLPMAMQAHVCAAKAGVDMITRTLAIEWGGVGVRVNSITPGPIDDTEGMRRLAPGDDTRQKLTRALPLQRFGTKQDISQLALFLASDAASYITGSIMVCDGGQSLLGSGLMLQAMGM